Proteins encoded by one window of Thalassoroseus pseudoceratinae:
- the ruvC gene encoding crossover junction endodeoxyribonuclease RuvC produces MAFTEPIQSKSHIEVQRYLGVDPGLRRTGYAVIERSRSGPILREAGVIRSTSELPLSQRVLEIGQGIRDVIDDFAPQVMSIEQVFSLGRNPKSALLLAHARGAILMAAAEQSVKVVHFPPTHVKKLLTGSGRATKEQMQFAIQNELRIDVVPEPHDVADAAAIALCMYHSLRTV; encoded by the coding sequence ATGGCCTTTACCGAGCCGATTCAATCCAAGTCTCATATCGAAGTGCAACGCTATCTCGGCGTCGATCCGGGATTGCGTCGCACTGGATATGCAGTCATTGAACGAAGCCGGAGTGGCCCGATTCTCAGGGAAGCGGGGGTCATTCGTTCGACATCGGAGTTACCGTTGTCCCAGCGGGTGCTGGAGATCGGTCAAGGCATTCGAGATGTCATCGACGATTTCGCTCCCCAAGTGATGTCCATTGAGCAAGTCTTCTCGCTGGGACGAAATCCGAAGTCTGCGTTGCTGCTGGCTCATGCACGTGGGGCGATTCTGATGGCGGCGGCCGAACAGTCCGTCAAGGTCGTCCACTTTCCGCCGACCCACGTCAAGAAACTCCTCACCGGCAGTGGTCGCGCAACGAAAGAGCAAATGCAGTTCGCGATTCAAAATGAGCTTCGGATCGACGTGGTCCCGGAACCGCATGACGTCGCCGATGCAGCGGCAATTGCCCTTTGCATGTACCATAGCCTCCGAACCGTTTAA
- the rplS gene encoding 50S ribosomal protein L19: MQNPLLDAAEKDSLRDEPLEFEIGDSVDVHLKILEGTKERIQVFSGVVIARRGEGTREMFTVRRIVVGEGVERTFPVNSPKIEKLEVKRHGVVRRAKLFYLRDRVGKATRLAERRPAKKK; encoded by the coding sequence ATGCAAAACCCTCTTCTAGACGCGGCCGAGAAGGATAGCCTTCGCGACGAACCGCTTGAATTTGAAATCGGTGATTCTGTTGACGTCCACCTGAAGATCTTGGAAGGGACCAAAGAGCGAATCCAAGTCTTCAGTGGTGTGGTGATCGCCCGTCGTGGCGAAGGCACCCGCGAGATGTTCACGGTTCGTCGAATCGTTGTTGGGGAAGGCGTCGAACGGACCTTCCCAGTCAATTCGCCAAAAATCGAGAAGCTGGAAGTCAAGCGACACGGTGTTGTCCGCCGTGCGAAGCTGTTCTATCTTCGTGATCGCGTCGGGAAAGCCACTCGTTTGGCCGAGCGTCGTCCTGCTAAGAAGAAGTAG
- the trmD gene encoding tRNA (guanosine(37)-N1)-methyltransferase TrmD, translating into MRFDVLTLFPEMFAGYLSNGLLRLAIERGLVDIQLWNFRDWAKGQRRNVDDRPYGGGPGMLLSCDPIYQCVESVQAESDEPGQLVMLTPQGRPLKQSVVRELSEYKRLLLLCGRYEGFDERVRVGLKPMEISVGDFIANGGEVPSMLLIDTVIRLIPGVLGEETSSQFESFADEGLLEYPQYTRPREFRGMSVPEVLLNGNHQEIEDWRRDQSRLRTQERRSDLIDGSAGS; encoded by the coding sequence ATGCGGTTCGATGTGCTGACATTGTTTCCGGAAATGTTCGCCGGTTATCTGTCAAATGGCTTGTTGCGATTGGCGATTGAACGCGGTCTCGTCGATATCCAGTTGTGGAACTTTCGAGACTGGGCGAAAGGTCAGCGTCGGAATGTCGATGACCGTCCCTATGGTGGCGGTCCTGGCATGTTGTTGTCGTGCGATCCGATTTATCAATGCGTTGAGTCGGTTCAGGCAGAATCTGACGAGCCAGGTCAGTTGGTTATGTTGACCCCTCAAGGGCGACCGTTGAAACAGTCGGTTGTTCGCGAGTTGTCAGAGTACAAGCGGCTTTTGCTGTTGTGTGGTCGGTACGAGGGGTTCGACGAACGTGTTCGGGTTGGTTTGAAGCCGATGGAGATTTCCGTCGGGGACTTTATTGCCAACGGTGGCGAAGTTCCATCGATGTTGTTGATCGATACGGTGATTCGGCTGATTCCGGGCGTGTTGGGTGAAGAAACAAGCAGTCAGTTCGAGTCTTTCGCTGACGAGGGGCTCTTGGAGTACCCGCAGTACACTCGGCCTCGTGAATTTCGAGGCATGAGTGTGCCAGAAGTGTTGCTCAACGGTAATCATCAGGAAATTGAAGACTGGCGGCGGGATCAAAGCCGACTCCGTACACAAGAGCGGCGAAGTGATTTGATTGACGGTTCGGCTGGTTCTTAG
- the hpt gene encoding hypoxanthine phosphoribosyltransferase: MRTLLSTETIAQRVTELGKSVTNDTDDEPLTVIGVLTGSLIFLADLVRKIETPTQIGLIQASSYRGTATRPGELSVDFSLLPDITGRNVLLVDDILDTGQTLQRLVAHLQGQTPKTLKTAVLLWKKVRTEVEIQPDYTGFQIPDEFVVGYGLDYNDHYRHLPHIAVLDENDL, encoded by the coding sequence ATGAGAACCCTGCTGTCGACCGAGACGATTGCCCAACGGGTGACGGAACTCGGTAAATCGGTCACCAACGATACTGACGACGAACCATTGACCGTCATCGGCGTGTTGACCGGCAGTTTGATCTTCCTCGCAGACCTAGTTCGCAAAATCGAGACGCCGACGCAAATCGGTTTGATTCAAGCGTCGAGCTATCGCGGGACGGCAACCCGTCCTGGGGAACTCAGCGTGGATTTCTCGTTGCTTCCCGATATTACCGGTCGCAATGTGCTCCTCGTCGATGACATCTTGGACACCGGACAAACACTGCAGCGACTCGTCGCACATCTTCAAGGTCAAACCCCGAAGACGCTGAAAACGGCCGTGTTGCTCTGGAAGAAGGTGCGGACCGAAGTGGAAATCCAACCGGATTACACAGGTTTCCAGATTCCGGACGAATTCGTGGTTGGGTACGGACTGGACTACAATGATCACTACCGTCACCTTCCCCATATCGCCGTCTTGGACGAAAACGATCTGTAG
- the rpsP gene encoding 30S ribosomal protein S16, whose protein sequence is MAVRIRMKRMGRRHRPFYRICVMDARRPRDGKAIEEIGFYDPMVREKNERVRMDLERVDHWLGVGAQPSEKVAVLIKKLREDNWGEAAAPPPMTPPKAPPEPEPVAESSEESAEGAEAPAEGAAEEGESSEG, encoded by the coding sequence GTGGCAGTTCGCATTCGGATGAAGCGGATGGGACGCCGCCATCGGCCGTTCTATCGCATCTGTGTGATGGATGCGCGGCGGCCGCGTGACGGCAAAGCGATTGAGGAGATCGGCTTCTACGATCCGATGGTTCGTGAAAAGAACGAACGGGTTCGGATGGACTTGGAACGCGTTGATCACTGGTTGGGCGTTGGTGCTCAGCCTAGTGAAAAGGTCGCTGTTCTGATCAAGAAGCTACGAGAAGACAATTGGGGTGAAGCTGCTGCTCCGCCTCCAATGACGCCTCCCAAAGCACCGCCGGAACCAGAGCCAGTAGCCGAAAGCTCGGAAGAGTCTGCGGAAGGTGCCGAGGCTCCCGCTGAAGGTGCGGCCGAAGAAGGCGAATCGTCCGAAGGCTAG
- the ruvA gene encoding Holliday junction branch migration protein RuvA codes for MITRITGRLVSLETDAATVAVGAFEYEVYLPEFVRRQIQGMIGDEVSLRTIEYLEGNPQSGRLTPRMIGFLSNAEKQFFEMVCSVDGVGVKKALRAMVRPVAEVATAIEEQDVKQLTTLPGVGPAVAERIVAKLRRKMARFALIVGQEFPESDVATGRDILSETFQALVALGHSEADAHDKIEQAIASKKKYKSTDELIRVIYQNQRG; via the coding sequence TTGATTACTCGCATTACCGGCCGACTTGTCTCGTTGGAAACCGATGCCGCAACCGTCGCTGTGGGTGCGTTCGAGTACGAAGTGTACCTTCCCGAATTCGTGCGACGCCAGATCCAGGGTATGATCGGCGACGAAGTCAGCCTGCGGACGATTGAATACTTGGAAGGCAACCCGCAATCCGGTCGACTCACGCCCCGAATGATCGGCTTTCTTTCGAACGCCGAGAAGCAGTTTTTCGAAATGGTGTGTTCGGTCGATGGCGTGGGCGTGAAAAAGGCGTTACGAGCGATGGTCAGGCCGGTCGCTGAAGTTGCAACGGCCATCGAGGAACAGGACGTCAAACAGCTGACAACTCTCCCCGGTGTTGGTCCGGCGGTGGCTGAACGGATTGTCGCCAAACTTCGACGCAAGATGGCTCGGTTCGCTTTGATCGTCGGTCAGGAGTTTCCCGAATCCGACGTTGCAACCGGTCGGGACATTCTCAGCGAGACCTTCCAAGCACTTGTGGCACTTGGACACTCCGAAGCTGATGCGCACGACAAAATCGAGCAGGCGATCGCGAGCAAGAAGAAATACAAATCAACGGATGAGCTGATCCGTGTGATTTACCAGAATCAACGCGGATAA
- a CDS encoding DUF1501 domain-containing protein, which produces MFRDTANRRDFLKLTAAGVGGWAASGLINSTQGAPAGPTVLHHPAKAESVILLYMSGGVSHVDSFDPKPMLKQMHGQPMPGRVERTQFDNVGKIQQSYWESQKYGESGIEMTNLFPKIAAQADDLAIVRAMTANFSEHAQANFFFHTGFPFLGHPSAGAWVAYGLGSKNATLPPYVVLKTDTCGIPHGGVSLFGNGFLPANTGGSIFNLTNKNAVPNITPSVAREQQRVALDAIRQLDRGFANRVAVEQAVMDCVANAETAFEMQQAVPELTDITHEPQHIHELYGVTDKNPHTAQYGRQCLMARRLVERGVRFVELSCSSVRIGAGNDANPWDQHGDIKRGHGAMAEQVDRPIAALLRDLKQRGLLESTLVVFAGEFGRAPFAQGNGRDHNPFGFSLWLAGGGLKGGVVHGATDEFGYHAIENNATIYDLWATVLHQLGIDHERLTYRYSGRDMRLTDVHGFVWRDILG; this is translated from the coding sequence ATGTTCCGTGACACAGCGAATCGCCGCGATTTTCTGAAGCTAACCGCCGCCGGTGTAGGCGGTTGGGCAGCGTCTGGTCTGATCAACTCCACGCAAGGGGCACCGGCTGGACCCACGGTATTGCACCACCCGGCGAAGGCTGAGTCGGTGATTTTGCTTTACATGTCGGGCGGGGTCTCGCATGTGGATTCGTTCGATCCCAAGCCAATGCTGAAGCAGATGCATGGGCAGCCCATGCCTGGTCGCGTCGAACGCACACAGTTCGACAACGTCGGCAAAATTCAGCAGTCCTATTGGGAGAGTCAAAAGTATGGCGAGTCGGGAATCGAGATGACCAATCTCTTCCCGAAGATCGCCGCCCAGGCCGATGACTTGGCGATCGTGCGTGCGATGACGGCCAACTTCTCCGAACATGCCCAAGCCAATTTTTTCTTCCACACCGGGTTTCCATTTCTCGGTCATCCCAGCGCGGGAGCCTGGGTGGCTTACGGTCTGGGATCGAAAAACGCCACATTACCCCCGTATGTGGTGCTGAAAACCGACACCTGCGGCATTCCTCATGGTGGAGTCAGTTTGTTCGGCAACGGTTTCTTGCCCGCCAACACCGGCGGTTCGATCTTCAATCTGACCAATAAAAACGCCGTTCCGAACATCACCCCGAGCGTCGCTCGTGAACAACAGCGCGTCGCGCTTGATGCCATTCGACAGTTGGATCGGGGGTTTGCGAATCGAGTGGCGGTCGAGCAAGCCGTGATGGATTGTGTCGCCAATGCAGAAACCGCATTCGAAATGCAGCAAGCCGTCCCCGAACTGACAGACATCACCCACGAGCCGCAGCACATTCATGAACTCTACGGTGTCACAGACAAAAACCCTCACACGGCTCAATATGGTCGCCAATGCTTGATGGCCCGACGACTGGTCGAACGCGGCGTGCGGTTTGTGGAATTGTCGTGTAGTAGCGTTCGGATCGGTGCTGGAAACGATGCGAACCCTTGGGACCAACATGGTGACATCAAACGTGGCCACGGAGCGATGGCCGAGCAAGTCGATCGTCCGATTGCTGCATTACTACGAGATCTCAAGCAACGCGGATTGCTGGAATCCACGCTCGTCGTCTTCGCAGGTGAGTTTGGCCGGGCTCCGTTCGCTCAAGGGAACGGTCGAGACCATAATCCCTTCGGATTCAGTCTGTGGCTGGCGGGTGGTGGTCTTAAGGGAGGCGTTGTGCATGGGGCAACTGACGAATTCGGCTACCATGCCATCGAAAATAACGCCACAATCTACGATCTCTGGGCCACTGTCTTGCATCAGTTAGGAATCGATCACGAACGGCTGACATATCGCTACAGCGGTCGCGACATGAGACTTACGGATGTTCACGGTTTCGTGTGGAGAGATATTCTTGGGTAG
- a CDS encoding DUF1549 domain-containing protein produces MRCFLLIGLVCGLVSTDIEANDATKLEFFETKIRPVLVEHCTGCHNSFDKKKGGLALDYRQAMLDGGDSGDLIVPGKPEDSVLLWALQHKNGYEMPANAPQLDQSIIDDFTEWIRTGAYDPRLTKPEKDDLRSKRAWPDIRREREQWWSFQPVKKPAVPSVANAEWSTSPIDRFVFAEMDEAGLSPQPLADPATMIRRVHLILTGLPPTPKRTAEFLAAPSDAAYQKLVDELLDSPAFGERWARHWMDWYRYAETHGSEGDPPIPFASEYRDYLIRALNSDVPYDQLLKEHLAGDLLENPRLNRELQLNESAIGPAHLRMVPHGFGVTDAYGEQITFTDNQIDVISKAMLGVTVSCARCHNHKFDPISQKDFYRLFGVMISSRPSTVLIDTPAKLATNKDEITELKKSIRQNLSDHWLSEVDELPNRLKAIEKQLEKVDAVRDPLGLWAKLKDANPDEFSNRLAELNARQIQIEKQSATAIAQADIYIDLRDPNQVNQWFSSGNGTTSVVSPSGSFALQPNGTEVVRGIYPRGIYSHLISDKHAAVLSSANVVSKGKATWVRVAGEHARLRVPIRNYPLTHGGLHPETPIENLPSLSWQPTQRKWSYWLGEKVHYELRTSKDVIPRPGGSDRSWFGVTEIFAGENPPPALGASLLRVGDDVTSIEDQATLLQAYQAAIRKVVSKWKAEEITDAEAEFLDRFVRLGLVSNQLESLPTPLQNGVGRYRQLEAAIPVTRRAPGVLDAAPVSQPLLVRGNQSQEAEAVPHQFLEAFSEEPFSQDRPARLQLAESIVSPENPLTSRLLINRLWAYCFGRGIVSSVDNFGRLGSEPTHPELLDFLAVDFQENGWSIKRTLRKMVTSRAFRIANSAPPQTLERDPDNKWLSFYRPRRLDAEAIYDSIGQLAGDQRRAVQLPIVRNRLDPFLSVFNAPVPVSTVGARTHTDVPAQYLALMNGSRVENAANVWSQRIQKNDALSTPAEKITEMFHQVYARDPFAEELRLLEKYRNRRHHLESEAAVLVQQIGRQKTNLNSARKDWQQWVKPFRVSHEVTLNSADTVDLQPIASWDFENDATDSIGGLKGRLVGNARIENGSLVLNGGFLASEPLPKPLRAKTLEVLVQLDGLDQRGGGAMSVQTLDGSVFDSIVYAEAVPRRWLAGSDHFRRTIPLQGTPETDADREPVHIVLVYEADGTIRSYRNGETYAKPYRKTNLFDYSAGEFQVLFGLRHGTGPNASRLLTGRIEAARLYDRALTEDEVRVASKTIPGSGPTDADIFAGLTPSQQETWKAKRSTLDHLQDKLTQLEKQLVELRSSPLLRNDGYYAIAHALLNSKEFLYVP; encoded by the coding sequence ATGAGATGTTTTTTGCTAATAGGTTTGGTCTGCGGGTTGGTCTCGACTGACATCGAGGCGAACGATGCCACCAAGCTCGAATTCTTCGAAACGAAAATTCGGCCGGTGCTCGTCGAGCATTGCACCGGTTGTCATAACAGTTTCGACAAGAAAAAAGGCGGGTTAGCGCTTGATTATCGTCAAGCCATGTTGGACGGCGGTGATTCGGGAGATCTAATCGTCCCTGGGAAACCTGAAGACAGTGTTTTGCTTTGGGCGCTTCAGCACAAGAATGGCTACGAAATGCCTGCGAATGCGCCGCAATTGGATCAGTCAATCATCGACGATTTCACAGAGTGGATTCGAACCGGCGCGTATGATCCGCGATTGACCAAACCGGAGAAAGACGATCTTCGTTCGAAACGAGCTTGGCCGGACATTCGTCGGGAACGCGAACAATGGTGGTCGTTCCAGCCGGTGAAAAAGCCAGCAGTTCCGAGTGTTGCGAATGCGGAGTGGTCCACGTCGCCGATTGATCGGTTCGTGTTCGCCGAAATGGACGAAGCCGGTTTGTCACCGCAGCCGTTGGCCGATCCAGCAACGATGATTCGCCGGGTTCACTTGATCCTCACGGGTTTGCCCCCCACGCCGAAGCGAACCGCCGAGTTTCTTGCGGCCCCCTCGGACGCCGCATATCAGAAGTTGGTCGATGAGTTGCTCGACTCGCCGGCGTTCGGTGAACGGTGGGCAAGGCATTGGATGGATTGGTACCGTTACGCCGAAACGCATGGAAGCGAAGGCGATCCCCCAATCCCGTTTGCGAGTGAATATCGAGACTATTTGATTCGGGCGTTGAATTCCGATGTTCCGTACGATCAGCTTCTCAAAGAGCATTTGGCTGGCGATCTGCTGGAGAATCCGCGGCTCAATCGCGAACTGCAACTCAACGAATCTGCCATTGGACCGGCTCACTTGCGAATGGTACCGCATGGGTTTGGCGTGACAGATGCGTATGGTGAGCAAATCACCTTTACCGACAACCAAATTGATGTCATCTCGAAGGCGATGTTGGGTGTCACGGTTTCGTGCGCCCGGTGTCACAATCACAAATTCGATCCGATCAGTCAAAAGGATTTCTACCGGTTATTCGGTGTGATGATCAGCAGTCGTCCGTCGACAGTGTTGATCGACACGCCAGCGAAACTCGCCACGAACAAAGACGAAATTACGGAACTCAAGAAATCGATTCGGCAGAATCTAAGCGATCATTGGCTATCGGAAGTCGATGAACTGCCGAACCGCTTGAAAGCGATCGAAAAGCAGCTGGAGAAAGTTGACGCTGTTCGAGACCCGCTTGGTCTTTGGGCAAAATTGAAGGATGCGAACCCCGACGAATTCTCAAATCGACTAGCCGAACTCAATGCTCGACAAATCCAAATCGAAAAACAGTCCGCCACCGCGATTGCCCAGGCCGACATTTACATTGATCTTCGTGATCCAAACCAGGTGAATCAGTGGTTCAGTAGCGGAAATGGGACGACATCGGTCGTTAGCCCAAGTGGTTCATTTGCGTTGCAACCCAACGGCACCGAGGTTGTTCGTGGTATCTATCCGCGGGGCATCTATTCCCATCTCATCTCCGATAAACACGCCGCTGTTTTGAGTTCCGCGAATGTGGTTTCCAAGGGGAAAGCGACGTGGGTGCGGGTCGCCGGGGAACATGCACGTCTGCGGGTACCGATTCGGAATTATCCACTCACGCACGGGGGATTGCACCCCGAGACGCCGATCGAGAACCTACCCAGTCTCAGCTGGCAGCCCACGCAACGCAAATGGAGTTATTGGCTTGGCGAGAAGGTGCACTACGAGTTGCGGACGTCGAAAGACGTGATTCCCCGACCGGGTGGGTCAGACCGGTCATGGTTTGGCGTGACCGAAATCTTTGCCGGAGAGAATCCACCGCCAGCACTTGGGGCATCTTTGTTGCGAGTTGGCGACGATGTCACTTCAATCGAGGATCAAGCGACGTTACTGCAAGCCTACCAGGCGGCCATTCGCAAAGTTGTCTCGAAGTGGAAGGCTGAAGAAATCACGGATGCGGAAGCAGAGTTTCTCGATCGGTTTGTCCGTCTGGGCTTAGTGTCAAATCAGTTGGAGTCGTTGCCGACCCCGTTGCAAAACGGTGTTGGTCGATATCGGCAACTCGAAGCCGCGATTCCCGTAACACGCCGTGCCCCCGGTGTGCTCGACGCCGCACCGGTTTCCCAGCCGTTGCTCGTGCGGGGAAACCAGAGCCAAGAGGCGGAAGCGGTGCCTCATCAATTCTTGGAAGCCTTTTCAGAAGAACCATTCTCACAGGATCGACCGGCTCGTTTGCAACTGGCCGAGTCAATCGTGAGTCCCGAAAACCCGTTGACATCACGACTTCTCATCAACCGCTTATGGGCTTACTGTTTTGGACGTGGCATTGTTTCCTCGGTCGATAACTTCGGTCGGCTCGGCAGCGAACCGACGCACCCCGAATTGCTCGATTTCCTGGCGGTAGATTTCCAAGAAAATGGCTGGTCGATCAAGCGGACGCTCCGGAAAATGGTGACCAGTCGAGCATTTCGGATTGCGAATTCCGCACCACCGCAAACGCTGGAACGTGACCCCGATAACAAATGGCTTTCGTTCTACCGACCTCGGCGACTCGACGCGGAAGCCATCTACGATTCCATTGGGCAGTTAGCGGGGGATCAGCGTCGGGCGGTGCAGCTCCCGATTGTTCGGAATCGGCTGGATCCGTTTCTGAGCGTCTTCAACGCCCCGGTTCCGGTATCGACGGTTGGAGCACGAACCCACACCGATGTGCCCGCTCAGTATCTGGCACTCATGAACGGCTCGCGTGTCGAGAACGCCGCCAACGTCTGGTCCCAACGCATTCAGAAGAATGATGCTCTCTCAACACCGGCCGAAAAAATCACGGAGATGTTTCACCAAGTCTATGCCCGTGATCCCTTTGCAGAGGAATTGAGACTCTTAGAGAAATACCGAAACAGACGGCATCATTTGGAATCCGAAGCTGCGGTGTTGGTCCAACAAATTGGGCGACAAAAAACAAATCTCAATAGCGCTCGGAAAGATTGGCAACAATGGGTGAAACCATTTCGCGTCTCGCATGAAGTCACCTTGAATTCCGCTGATACAGTTGATCTTCAACCGATCGCTTCCTGGGATTTTGAAAATGACGCGACCGATTCGATCGGTGGTCTCAAAGGTCGATTGGTCGGCAATGCCCGAATCGAAAACGGTTCGCTCGTCCTCAACGGAGGGTTTCTAGCATCTGAACCGCTTCCCAAACCGCTGCGTGCAAAAACGCTGGAGGTGTTGGTGCAACTGGACGGGTTGGATCAACGCGGCGGTGGTGCCATGTCGGTTCAAACGCTCGATGGCAGCGTGTTCGATTCCATTGTCTACGCTGAAGCCGTCCCGCGACGCTGGTTAGCCGGCAGCGATCATTTTCGACGGACAATCCCCCTCCAGGGCACGCCCGAAACAGATGCCGACCGAGAGCCGGTTCACATCGTTTTGGTCTACGAGGCCGACGGAACGATTCGCAGTTATCGCAACGGCGAGACATACGCGAAACCGTATCGCAAAACCAATCTGTTCGACTACTCCGCAGGTGAGTTCCAGGTTCTGTTCGGATTACGGCACGGAACGGGACCGAATGCCAGTCGACTTCTTACGGGTCGCATCGAAGCCGCCCGGTTGTACGATCGTGCTTTGACTGAAGACGAAGTTCGAGTGGCTTCCAAGACGATCCCCGGTAGCGGTCCCACCGACGCCGACATCTTCGCCGGTTTGACACCGTCTCAGCAAGAAACTTGGAAGGCCAAACGCTCGACCTTGGACCACCTTCAGGACAAGCTGACTCAACTAGAGAAGCAACTTGTGGAATTGCGAAGCAGTCCTCTTTTGCGAAATGACGGCTACTACGCGATCGCCCATGCTTTGCTGAATTCCAAGGAGTTTCTTTATGTTCCGTGA
- a CDS encoding YraN family protein, which produces MRQWLSRWLGDRGERRAARFLRKQGLKIVARQYRNRFGEIDIIARDADRLVFVEVKTWRAAEGGSPSDAVDLDKQRRLSRSAAAYLKRRGLYGRQPVRFDVVGIVWPDDAEPTITWYRNAFESTVA; this is translated from the coding sequence GTGCGGCAGTGGCTCAGCCGCTGGTTGGGTGACCGTGGAGAACGACGTGCCGCCCGTTTTCTCCGCAAACAGGGACTTAAGATTGTCGCCCGCCAGTACCGGAATCGGTTCGGCGAGATCGACATCATCGCACGCGATGCCGATCGACTTGTGTTTGTCGAGGTGAAAACGTGGCGGGCTGCCGAAGGCGGCTCGCCATCAGATGCGGTCGATCTCGATAAACAGCGACGTTTGTCCCGAAGTGCCGCTGCCTATCTCAAACGGCGCGGCCTGTACGGTCGCCAGCCGGTTCGCTTCGATGTTGTCGGGATTGTCTGGCCCGACGATGCAGAGCCAACAATCACCTGGTATCGGAATGCGTTCGAGTCGACTGTCGCCTAA
- a CDS encoding helix-turn-helix domain-containing protein, with protein sequence MRTIFTTGQVAKICKVAPRTVSKWFDSGRLRGYRIPGSQDRRIPREHLIRFLKEHGMPLGELEDEAMGKVLLVGADAPVRNSLTDMMGENDFKIESAASGFEAGIQAESLHPDCVVVDFTMGRNEALMIAQNLKRNNEYTETVLIGLLSDEDSQSGFDRTLFNETFRKPFDAALLAERIRTLVGRKKQIA encoded by the coding sequence ATGAGGACGATCTTCACTACTGGACAAGTAGCCAAGATCTGTAAGGTGGCACCTCGCACTGTCAGCAAATGGTTTGATTCTGGCCGTCTTCGTGGATACCGGATCCCCGGTTCCCAAGACCGCCGAATTCCCCGCGAACACCTAATTCGTTTCTTGAAAGAGCACGGCATGCCGCTGGGCGAACTCGAGGACGAGGCCATGGGCAAGGTGCTTCTCGTGGGGGCCGATGCCCCAGTGCGAAACAGCCTGACAGATATGATGGGCGAGAACGATTTTAAAATCGAATCCGCCGCCAGTGGGTTTGAGGCTGGTATTCAAGCCGAAAGCCTACACCCCGATTGCGTGGTTGTGGACTTCACCATGGGCCGTAATGAAGCCCTGATGATTGCCCAGAACCTGAAACGCAATAACGAGTATACAGAGACGGTTCTCATCGGCTTGTTAAGCGATGAGGACAGTCAAAGCGGTTTCGACCGCACTCTGTTCAACGAGACATTTCGGAAGCCTTTCGACGCTGCCCTGTTGGCCGAACGGATTCGGACATTGGTCGGTCGTAAAAAGCAGATCGCCTAA
- a CDS encoding DUF933 domain-containing protein — MKIGLVGYQGGGKSTVFELLTGIAPDIAKAHTGQVGVADVPDERFDRLVAHYNPKKIVPARIELFDTPGLSRDSQESNGQRLGIIREAAALVQVVGVFAGADPVAEVQAFEEDLILADLQVVTNRIERLKKDSAKPRPDRDELQEELEALQPIAERLQDVQPIREMEFTEKQEKAARAFSLLSRKKQLVVLNTADSEVPEDAIVEIEKLGPRAIAAPFGLELEVSELSPDERAEFADEMGLGEPSRGKLLRMIFEVTDQITFYTSGEKEVHAWLLKRGSSVLEAAHSIHSDLARGFVRAEVWQADDLLKLGSERELKAAGLNHVEGKEYIVQDGDEIFIRSGV; from the coding sequence ATGAAAATTGGTCTGGTGGGATATCAAGGCGGTGGTAAGAGCACGGTTTTTGAGTTGCTCACGGGAATTGCACCCGATATTGCCAAAGCCCACACTGGTCAGGTCGGTGTTGCCGACGTTCCTGACGAACGCTTCGATCGCTTGGTCGCTCACTATAATCCCAAGAAGATTGTGCCCGCGCGGATCGAGTTGTTCGATACGCCCGGTCTCAGTCGGGATAGCCAAGAATCGAACGGCCAGCGTCTCGGAATTATCCGTGAGGCGGCGGCGCTAGTACAGGTTGTGGGTGTCTTTGCAGGAGCCGACCCCGTTGCCGAAGTTCAGGCCTTCGAGGAAGACCTGATTCTCGCCGATTTGCAAGTCGTGACGAATCGGATTGAGCGGCTGAAAAAAGATTCCGCGAAACCTCGCCCCGATCGCGATGAACTCCAAGAAGAATTGGAAGCCTTGCAGCCGATTGCCGAACGGTTGCAAGATGTCCAACCGATTCGTGAGATGGAATTCACGGAAAAGCAAGAAAAGGCAGCCCGGGCGTTTTCTTTGCTGAGTCGCAAGAAGCAACTCGTGGTGCTGAACACGGCTGACAGCGAAGTTCCGGAAGACGCGATTGTGGAGATTGAGAAACTCGGACCGCGTGCGATTGCAGCACCGTTCGGTTTGGAGTTGGAAGTATCCGAACTTTCACCCGACGAGCGTGCCGAGTTTGCGGATGAAATGGGACTTGGTGAACCCAGTCGTGGCAAACTGCTGCGAATGATCTTTGAAGTCACCGACCAGATCACGTTTTACACGTCAGGCGAGAAAGAAGTTCACGCCTGGTTGCTCAAACGTGGGTCGAGCGTATTGGAAGCCGCTCATTCGATTCATAGTGACCTTGCTCGCGGATTCGTGCGTGCGGAAGTTTGGCAAGCCGATGACCTGCTGAAACTTGGTTCCGAACGCGAGTTGAAGGCAGCGGGTTTGAATCACGTTGAAGGCAAAGAGTACATCGTCCAAGACGGTGACGAAATCTTCATCCGCTCTGGTGTGTAA